A genomic segment from Gemmatimonadota bacterium encodes:
- the acnA gene encoding aconitate hydratase AcnA translates to MTHPNSFGSRATLSVAGRDYTIFRLDALTSPSGGNSDRLPVSLKILLENLLRNEDGAFVKRDDVLALANWRVKDRAEKEIAFKTARVLLQDFTGVPAVVDLAAMRDALSKLGGDATLINPLQPVDLVIDHSVQVDEYGSEAAFLINADMELQRNRQRYAFLRWGQTAFRNFRVVPPDTGIVHQVNLEYLASCVFTRDDNGETIAYPDSLVGTDSHTTMINGLGVLGWGVGGIEAEAAMLGQPVSMLIPEVIGFKVHGKLPPGATATDLVLTVTEMLRKKKVVGKFVEFYGNGLSSLSLADRATLGNMAPEYGATMGFFPVDDETIRYLRFTGREERADLAEAYCKAQGMFRTDDMPEPEFTDTVELDLSTVTPSIAGPKRPQDRIPLRQAKTMFREALTVDLERATPAGAAAILRRATAVSAPNQLDPATVATEQLPSDESVSVTMNGEQFSLRHGSVVIAAITSCTNTSNPSVMLAAGLLARNAVAKGLSTRPWVKTSLAPGSKVVTDYFNAAGVTEALNKLRFNTVGYGCTTCIGNSGPLPQPIAEAVESGKLVVAAVLSGNRNFEGRINPMTRFNYLMSPPLVVAYAIAGRMDIDFETEPLAIGKDGPVFLRDIWPAPKEVADEILRSVRADMFRKQYANVFEGDETWRSLPIPEGDLYAWDENSTYVKNPPYFEGMTMTPPGVKPVKGARALAMLGDSITTDHISPAGSIPAASPAGKWLIAHGVATKDFNSYGSRRGNHEVMMRGTFANIRLRNELAPGTEGGWTATEPGGEASTIFDASMEYQKNNIPLIIIAGKEYGTGSSRDWAAKGTLLLGVSAVIAESFERIHRSNLVGMGVIPLEFMNGETRQSLGLTGFETFDIDGMNDEMRPHALVTVRATARDGTVRTFKAQSRIDTPEEMQYYRHGGILPYVLRSLMRR, encoded by the coding sequence ATGACGCACCCGAATTCGTTCGGATCCCGCGCGACACTATCTGTCGCCGGACGCGACTACACAATTTTCCGCCTCGACGCCCTCACGTCGCCTTCTGGCGGAAACTCGGACCGACTTCCCGTCAGCCTCAAGATCCTGCTCGAGAACCTGTTGCGAAACGAGGACGGCGCTTTCGTCAAGCGCGACGACGTCCTCGCACTCGCAAACTGGCGCGTGAAGGACAGGGCGGAAAAGGAAATCGCCTTCAAGACCGCACGCGTGCTGCTGCAGGACTTCACCGGGGTACCGGCCGTCGTCGATCTCGCCGCGATGCGGGATGCGCTTTCGAAGCTGGGCGGTGATGCCACGCTCATCAACCCGCTCCAGCCGGTCGATCTCGTGATCGATCACTCGGTTCAGGTCGATGAGTACGGCTCCGAAGCCGCGTTCCTCATCAATGCAGACATGGAATTGCAGCGCAACAGACAGCGCTATGCGTTCCTGCGATGGGGCCAGACGGCGTTCAGAAACTTCCGCGTCGTTCCGCCAGACACCGGCATCGTGCACCAGGTGAATCTCGAATATCTGGCGAGCTGCGTATTCACGCGCGACGACAATGGCGAGACAATCGCATACCCCGATTCGCTCGTCGGCACGGACTCGCACACCACGATGATCAACGGGCTCGGCGTGCTGGGTTGGGGCGTTGGTGGAATCGAAGCGGAGGCGGCCATGCTCGGCCAACCCGTGTCGATGCTCATTCCGGAAGTCATCGGATTCAAGGTGCACGGTAAGCTTCCACCTGGCGCGACCGCGACGGATCTGGTGCTCACTGTCACCGAGATGCTTCGCAAGAAGAAAGTCGTCGGCAAGTTCGTCGAGTTCTACGGCAACGGGCTCTCGTCTCTGTCGCTCGCCGATCGCGCGACACTTGGAAACATGGCTCCGGAGTACGGTGCAACCATGGGCTTCTTCCCCGTGGACGACGAGACGATTCGCTACCTCCGCTTCACCGGACGCGAGGAGCGCGCCGATCTCGCCGAAGCGTATTGCAAGGCACAGGGGATGTTCCGCACCGACGACATGCCCGAGCCTGAATTTACCGATACGGTAGAGCTGGATCTGAGCACCGTTACGCCGAGCATCGCCGGTCCCAAGCGGCCGCAGGACCGCATTCCGCTGCGCCAGGCCAAGACCATGTTCCGCGAGGCCTTGACCGTCGATCTCGAGCGCGCGACGCCGGCCGGCGCAGCTGCAATTCTTCGTCGCGCGACAGCGGTGAGCGCGCCGAACCAGCTCGATCCCGCAACCGTTGCAACCGAGCAACTGCCCTCGGATGAATCCGTGAGCGTCACGATGAACGGCGAGCAGTTCTCTCTCCGTCACGGATCGGTGGTAATCGCGGCGATCACCAGCTGCACCAATACCAGCAACCCCAGCGTGATGCTCGCCGCCGGACTGCTCGCACGCAATGCGGTCGCCAAGGGATTGAGCACGCGGCCGTGGGTCAAGACCAGTCTCGCTCCCGGCTCCAAGGTCGTGACGGACTACTTCAACGCCGCAGGCGTGACAGAAGCCTTGAACAAGCTTCGCTTCAACACCGTTGGTTACGGATGCACGACATGCATCGGCAATTCCGGTCCGCTGCCGCAGCCGATCGCGGAAGCCGTGGAATCCGGCAAGCTCGTAGTCGCGGCGGTCCTGTCCGGCAATCGCAACTTCGAGGGGCGCATCAATCCGATGACGCGCTTCAACTATCTCATGTCGCCCCCGCTCGTGGTTGCCTACGCGATCGCCGGCCGCATGGACATCGACTTCGAGACGGAGCCGCTTGCAATCGGCAAGGACGGCCCCGTGTTCCTGCGTGACATATGGCCCGCGCCCAAGGAAGTCGCGGACGAGATACTTCGCAGTGTACGTGCAGACATGTTCCGCAAGCAGTACGCGAACGTGTTCGAGGGAGACGAGACGTGGCGTTCGCTGCCCATCCCCGAAGGCGATCTCTACGCGTGGGATGAGAACTCCACCTACGTGAAGAATCCGCCGTACTTCGAAGGAATGACGATGACCCCGCCCGGCGTCAAGCCGGTGAAGGGCGCACGCGCACTCGCGATGCTCGGCGACTCGATCACCACCGATCACATCTCTCCGGCCGGATCGATTCCCGCCGCAAGTCCCGCGGGCAAGTGGCTCATCGCGCACGGCGTCGCGACCAAGGATTTCAATTCGTACGGCTCGCGGCGCGGCAATCACGAGGTGATGATGCGCGGAACGTTCGCCAACATCCGCCTCCGCAACGAGCTGGCCCCCGGCACCGAGGGCGGATGGACCGCGACGGAGCCCGGTGGAGAAGCATCAACAATTTTTGATGCGTCGATGGAGTATCAGAAGAACAACATTCCACTGATCATCATCGCCGGAAAGGAATACGGCACCGGATCGTCGCGCGACTGGGCCGCGAAGGGAACGCTGCTGCTCGGAGTGAGCGCAGTCATCGCAGAATCGTTCGAGCGCATTCACCGCTCCAATCTCGTCGGAATGGGAGTGATTCCGCTCGAGTTCATGAACGGCGAGACGCGTCAGTCGCTCGGCCTCACCGGCTTCGAGACCTTCGACATCGACGGAATGAACGACGAGATGCGTCCGCACGCGCTGGTCACCGTCCGGGCCACAGCCAGAGACGGCACCGTGCGCACGTTCAAGGCGCAGTCACGGATCGACACACCTGAAGAGATGCAGTATTACCGGCATGGCGGCATTCTACCCTACGTCCTCCGCTCGCTGATGCGACGGTAG
- a CDS encoding prephenate dehydratase domain-containing protein, with translation MIATHRSTARLSSTHEHPDDGIHVAFQGELGAYGHQAIAQRWHGDAVPAPSASFEHVVTDVAWEMADFGILPVWNSVVGDIAGGCAAVRLARSSPYGLIVIGDTHVVVRHHLLALPGHRIEDIESVTSHPVALAQCGKFLAAHPKIRPISGYDTAGAARDLAMHGTRNAAAIAGRFAAERYGLVVLEADIQDVPDNVTHFLILARPVRNSGASRMPRASEVVRW, from the coding sequence ATGATCGCGACACACCGCTCGACCGCGCGACTCTCTTCCACACACGAACACCCCGACGACGGTATCCACGTTGCATTTCAGGGCGAGCTCGGCGCATACGGACATCAGGCAATCGCGCAACGCTGGCACGGTGATGCGGTGCCAGCGCCATCGGCATCGTTCGAGCACGTAGTCACCGACGTGGCGTGGGAGATGGCCGATTTCGGGATACTGCCCGTGTGGAACTCCGTGGTGGGCGACATCGCCGGTGGATGTGCAGCCGTCAGGCTTGCCAGGAGCTCGCCATATGGGCTCATCGTGATCGGGGATACCCACGTCGTCGTGCGACACCATCTGCTCGCCCTTCCAGGTCATCGAATCGAGGACATCGAATCCGTGACCAGCCATCCCGTCGCGCTCGCGCAGTGCGGCAAGTTCCTCGCAGCGCATCCGAAAATCAGGCCGATATCGGGCTATGACACCGCCGGCGCCGCCCGTGACCTCGCAATGCACGGCACGCGTAACGCCGCGGCAATCGCAGGGCGCTTCGCTGCCGAACGCTATGGTCTCGTCGTACTCGAAGCGGACATCCAGGATGTCCCCGACAACGTGACACACTTTCTCATACTGGCGCGTCCGGTGCGTAACAGCGGTGCATCGCGCATGCCGCGCGCGAGCGAGGTCGTACGATGGTGA
- a CDS encoding tetratricopeptide repeat protein encodes MPSPFLSSEEYDERAHQLYNEGEYDQALAVLREGLTLYPSAVELHIGVGYAHHAREEYAWARRAFEEALILDPDHEDALAGIGETLLKFGLRDASLHCFRRTLELGYADDLDLMLQIGRALFREGMIGNAREFFEIAVQNAPENAEAVSCVGYAQHRLGEDEAAIVTLRSALRLDPDHVEARVYLANILYDRGDYEAALFHLDKSNPDDHWDELGIWRLIELKKTIFKLTDGDPELKPWEDRVQELAGEPDEIDDMLAEIEARAMERDQQKTRGQIEMFGALLNSLVDGGTPADEAIGEVQELPVTHHSIESGGHTYQGTWEEIVQQMRDQKAAGLPIDQYMAKEARRGYGKTGVEIPWRDPESFIKGSATAGLLRIDR; translated from the coding sequence ATGCCCAGCCCATTCCTTTCGTCCGAAGAATATGACGAACGCGCGCACCAACTTTATAACGAGGGAGAATACGATCAAGCACTAGCAGTACTCCGCGAAGGTCTGACACTCTATCCGAGCGCCGTGGAGCTTCACATCGGCGTGGGATACGCACACCACGCGCGCGAGGAATACGCGTGGGCCCGTCGCGCCTTCGAGGAGGCGCTCATCCTGGATCCCGATCACGAAGATGCCCTTGCAGGCATCGGTGAAACCCTGCTCAAATTCGGCCTGCGGGACGCCTCGCTTCACTGCTTCAGGCGAACGCTCGAGCTTGGCTATGCCGACGATCTCGATCTGATGCTTCAGATCGGCCGCGCGCTCTTCAGGGAAGGGATGATCGGCAACGCGCGGGAGTTCTTCGAGATAGCCGTCCAGAATGCGCCTGAAAATGCCGAAGCCGTGTCGTGCGTCGGTTACGCGCAGCATCGGCTGGGCGAGGACGAGGCGGCGATAGTCACGCTCCGCTCCGCATTGCGACTGGACCCGGATCACGTCGAGGCCAGGGTCTATCTCGCCAACATCCTGTACGACCGCGGCGACTACGAGGCTGCGCTGTTCCATCTGGACAAGTCCAATCCGGACGACCACTGGGACGAGCTCGGCATCTGGCGCCTCATCGAACTCAAGAAAACGATCTTCAAGCTGACGGACGGAGATCCGGAGCTGAAGCCGTGGGAGGACCGTGTCCAGGAGCTGGCGGGCGAGCCGGACGAGATCGACGACATGCTGGCCGAGATAGAGGCCAGAGCCATGGAGCGGGATCAGCAGAAGACCCGGGGCCAGATCGAGATGTTCGGGGCGCTGCTGAATTCGCTGGTCGATGGCGGTACGCCAGCGGACGAAGCGATCGGAGAGGTCCAGGAGTTGCCAGTGACCCACCACAGTATCGAGAGTGGCGGACACACGTACCAGGGCACCTGGGAGGAGATCGTGCAGCAGATGCGAGACCAGAAGGCAGCGGGCCTGCCAATCGACCAGTACATGGCGAAGGAAGCCAGACGCGGATATGGAAAGACGGGCGTGGAAATTCCCTGGCGCGACCCGGAAAGCTTCATCAAGGGGAGCGCCACGGCGGGACTGCTGCGCATCGATAGGTGA
- a CDS encoding O-antigen ligase family protein, which produces MALGALQIGALAVVLASTPFKPFELDRFFVPKELALHVAAFVCVLFCLGRLRTLALDRVDFFLVAFGVLSVVSAIFASNRWLSMRSVAITISGLAVFWCARSLAASGLKRPLMAVIVLATVLGAASSLAQAYGLESDYFTLSRAPGGTFGNRNFVAHVSAIGVPLLVWYAVTARRAIAVLLCALGGAILAAALVLSRSRAAWLALLVVAILLAMPVWRAALRVPHADAGRRLVLLGILAVVGVVLSLVLPNRLNWKSDSPYLDSVRGVVAYNSGSGRGRIIQYRNTLHMVEAYPILGVGPGNWPVHYPRFASRNDPSLTRDDNVTANPWPSSDWVALVAERGVITVVALLLAFAGIIINAFQLTRGSTANNPDARDPFLPVAVTATVLIAIAVGFFDAVLILAAPAFIVWASLGALGATGRTRSEWTPSTGSRARWSLVLVVPLFLFALQSTGMTFAMQAFGTGDRLGRVEQAAILDPGSYRIQMRLALLALNRQGCALARPHALRAQAMFPAAGAPRSVLRHCGG; this is translated from the coding sequence GTGGCTCTGGGCGCGCTCCAGATCGGAGCGCTGGCTGTCGTTCTCGCCTCGACGCCGTTCAAGCCGTTCGAGCTGGACCGGTTCTTCGTACCGAAAGAGCTTGCGCTTCACGTGGCGGCCTTCGTCTGCGTGCTGTTCTGCCTGGGCCGTCTGCGCACACTGGCGCTCGACCGCGTGGACTTCTTCCTCGTCGCGTTCGGTGTGCTGTCGGTCGTCTCCGCAATTTTCGCATCGAATCGGTGGCTCTCGATGCGCTCCGTGGCCATCACGATCTCCGGACTCGCCGTTTTCTGGTGCGCGCGATCACTGGCGGCAAGCGGCCTAAAGCGCCCGCTCATGGCAGTGATAGTACTGGCGACGGTCCTCGGCGCGGCCAGCTCGCTCGCGCAGGCTTACGGACTCGAAAGCGATTACTTCACGCTGAGCCGCGCACCCGGCGGTACGTTCGGAAATCGGAACTTCGTCGCGCACGTGTCCGCGATCGGTGTGCCGCTCCTCGTGTGGTACGCAGTAACGGCACGACGAGCGATAGCAGTGCTTCTCTGCGCGCTGGGCGGCGCGATTCTGGCCGCCGCGCTGGTGCTATCGCGCTCGCGCGCCGCATGGCTGGCGCTCCTCGTGGTCGCGATTCTCCTCGCGATGCCAGTGTGGCGCGCCGCTCTCCGGGTGCCGCACGCGGACGCCGGACGACGACTGGTCCTTCTCGGGATCCTCGCCGTCGTCGGCGTCGTGCTCTCACTGGTTCTTCCCAACAGACTCAACTGGAAGAGCGACTCTCCATATCTCGACTCCGTGCGCGGTGTGGTCGCGTACAACAGCGGCAGTGGACGCGGAAGGATCATACAGTACCGCAACACGCTCCACATGGTCGAGGCATATCCAATCCTCGGTGTCGGTCCGGGCAACTGGCCGGTGCACTACCCGAGATTCGCTTCCCGTAACGATCCCTCGCTGACGCGCGACGACAACGTGACCGCAAACCCGTGGCCGAGTAGCGATTGGGTCGCTCTCGTTGCGGAGCGCGGAGTGATTACCGTCGTTGCGCTGCTGTTGGCCTTCGCTGGAATCATCATCAATGCATTTCAACTGACACGCGGAAGCACTGCCAACAATCCGGATGCGCGCGATCCATTTCTGCCCGTCGCTGTTACGGCGACTGTGTTGATCGCGATCGCAGTCGGATTCTTCGACGCGGTCCTGATACTCGCGGCCCCCGCCTTCATTGTCTGGGCGTCGCTCGGCGCGCTCGGCGCGACGGGACGAACGCGTTCCGAGTGGACTCCGAGCACAGGTTCACGAGCGCGCTGGTCGCTCGTCCTCGTCGTACCACTATTCCTTTTCGCCCTGCAGAGCACGGGTATGACATTCGCGATGCAGGCGTTCGGCACCGGTGACCGGCTCGGGAGAGTGGAGCAGGCCGCCATCCTGGATCCCGGCAGCTACCGGATCCAGATGCGGCTGGCCTTGCTCGCTCTCAACCGACAGGGCTGTGCGCTGGCGCGCCCACATGCACTCCGCGCGCAGGCAATGTTCCCCGCCGCGGGCGCGCCACGGAGCGTCCTGCGACATTGCGGCGGCTGA
- the aroF gene encoding 3-deoxy-7-phosphoheptulonate synthase: MSQSAPEYTLAAHPTTVGDARSSTKPVRVTPTLIIGGHDVVVAAGPCSVEGYDMLLASARHVQSAGGTLLRGGAFKPRTSPYAFQGLGEEGLLLLASVREQTGMPIVTEVMDTRQVARVAQIADVLQVGARNMQNFPLLAELGRAGKPVLLKRGASARISELLLAAEYVMANGNERVILCERGIRTFETITRNTLDISAIPVLKAETHLPVIVDPSHAGGRADLVLPLALAAIAAGADGLIVEVHPDPSAARSDADQQLTFAQFTDLMHGISLIAAATNRAVRKPIPSPVVPNIAASDVATRSHDTRRLAEETLAEETLTVVAA, translated from the coding sequence ATGTCCCAGTCAGCTCCTGAATACACATTAGCCGCGCACCCGACAACTGTTGGTGACGCCAGATCATCGACCAAGCCCGTCCGCGTGACTCCCACACTGATCATCGGCGGACATGATGTGGTCGTCGCGGCTGGCCCGTGCTCCGTCGAGGGATACGACATGCTCCTCGCCAGCGCGCGGCACGTGCAGTCGGCCGGTGGCACGCTGCTGCGCGGCGGCGCATTCAAGCCGCGTACATCCCCCTACGCATTTCAGGGGCTCGGCGAGGAAGGACTTCTGCTGCTCGCATCGGTCCGCGAGCAGACTGGGATGCCGATCGTCACCGAAGTGATGGATACGCGCCAGGTCGCGCGCGTCGCACAGATCGCCGACGTGCTTCAGGTCGGTGCACGCAACATGCAGAACTTTCCACTGCTCGCCGAGCTGGGACGGGCGGGAAAACCGGTACTCCTCAAACGCGGTGCATCGGCGCGAATTTCGGAGCTTCTGCTTGCCGCCGAATATGTGATGGCCAACGGGAACGAGCGCGTGATACTGTGCGAACGCGGCATCCGAACGTTCGAGACGATCACCCGCAACACACTGGACATATCGGCGATCCCCGTGTTGAAAGCAGAGACGCATCTTCCCGTGATCGTCGACCCGAGTCATGCCGGCGGTCGTGCGGATCTCGTGCTGCCGCTCGCCCTCGCGGCGATCGCCGCCGGCGCCGATGGATTGATCGTCGAGGTACACCCCGATCCATCGGCTGCGCGCTCCGACGCAGATCAGCAGCTGACGTTCGCGCAGTTCACCGATCTCATGCATGGCATCTCACTGATCGCCGCTGCGACCAACCGCGCGGTCCGCAAGCCGATTCCATCTCCGGTCGTGCCTAACATCGCTGCGAGCGACGTCGCTACCAGGTCGCACGACACGCGACGGCTTGCGGAGGAGACTCTCGCGGAAGAGACTCTGACAGTGGTGGCCGCATGA
- a CDS encoding aminotransferase class V-fold PLP-dependent enzyme → MADELLAFRDEFPILARTNYLVSNSLGAMPREVPDQLAEYSREWAERGVRAWAQGWWDMPVRVGDTIAPLIGADARSVSMQPSVSIAQSIVLSAMDFTGERDTIVMTELDFPSVRYAYEQLARRFGARVVVVPSDDGLSIDQNRLMEAIDERVRLVSVSHVLFKSAFIMDADAICAHAHNVGALVSLDAYHSVGVIPVDVKRSGVDFLTGGVLKWLCGGPGAAFLYVSPEVRTTLAPALTGWQAHAHPFAFEQDMDYAGGIERWLTGTPAIPALFAAVAGPRIVLDAGIDAIRAKSVRQTEWLIAAADARGYRVHAPRESGQRGGTVAFDVPHGREVAQFLLSRDIIVDYRVGAGIRVGPHFYTRDEELDTCIGAIDECLANGDWRRFSEAASAAVVT, encoded by the coding sequence GTGGCTGACGAACTGCTTGCATTCCGCGACGAATTTCCCATTCTCGCACGGACGAATTATCTGGTCTCCAACTCGCTTGGCGCGATGCCGCGTGAGGTGCCGGACCAGCTTGCGGAATACTCGCGCGAGTGGGCCGAGCGTGGCGTGCGTGCGTGGGCGCAGGGCTGGTGGGACATGCCGGTGCGCGTTGGCGATACGATCGCGCCATTGATTGGTGCCGATGCACGCTCGGTGTCCATGCAGCCGAGCGTCTCGATCGCGCAGTCGATCGTTCTGTCAGCGATGGACTTCACCGGCGAGCGCGACACCATCGTGATGACCGAGCTGGACTTCCCTTCCGTGCGATATGCCTACGAGCAGCTGGCCCGACGATTCGGCGCGCGCGTCGTCGTCGTTCCGTCTGATGACGGACTCAGCATCGATCAGAATCGCCTGATGGAGGCGATCGACGAGCGTGTGCGACTCGTCTCCGTGTCGCACGTTCTGTTCAAGTCGGCATTCATCATGGACGCCGATGCGATCTGTGCGCACGCGCACAATGTCGGAGCCCTGGTCTCACTGGATGCGTATCATTCGGTGGGAGTGATTCCGGTGGACGTGAAGCGATCCGGCGTGGATTTTCTCACCGGCGGCGTGCTGAAGTGGCTGTGCGGCGGCCCTGGCGCCGCCTTTCTGTACGTCTCGCCCGAGGTGCGAACGACTCTGGCGCCGGCGCTGACCGGCTGGCAGGCGCACGCGCATCCGTTCGCATTCGAACAGGATATGGACTACGCGGGCGGAATCGAGCGCTGGCTTACCGGCACGCCGGCGATTCCGGCGTTGTTCGCAGCCGTCGCCGGCCCCCGGATCGTACTCGACGCCGGCATCGACGCCATTCGCGCCAAGTCAGTACGGCAGACCGAGTGGCTGATCGCCGCTGCGGATGCGCGCGGCTACCGTGTACATGCGCCACGTGAGTCCGGGCAACGCGGCGGCACCGTGGCGTTCGACGTTCCGCACGGACGTGAGGTCGCGCAATTCCTTCTGTCGCGAGACATCATCGTTGATTATCGTGTCGGAGCGGGCATCAGAGTCGGACCCCATTTCTACACGCGAGATGAGGAGCTTGACACATGCATAGGTGCGATCGACGAGTGTCTCGCCAACGGCGATTGGCGTCGCTTTTCCGAAGCCGCGAGCGCTGCCGTCGTCACCTGA
- the aroH gene encoding chorismate mutase: protein MVITPDLDAWRVRAVRGATTVAGDNQLLVHDAIRELLTTLMAHNDIRKSDIVSAVFTATTDLRSAFPATAARDLGWNDVPMLCASEIDVPDAQPRCLRVLLHVDRRASQAPLVPIYLRDAASLRPDLPAASQREPELAGMARS, encoded by the coding sequence ATGGTGATCACACCCGATCTGGACGCGTGGCGCGTCCGGGCAGTCCGCGGCGCAACCACCGTCGCGGGAGACAATCAGCTGCTCGTCCACGACGCCATACGCGAGCTGCTGACCACCCTCATGGCGCACAACGATATCAGAAAGAGCGATATCGTCAGCGCAGTGTTCACCGCCACGACGGACCTGCGTTCCGCCTTCCCCGCCACCGCCGCACGCGACCTCGGCTGGAACGACGTTCCGATGCTGTGCGCGTCCGAGATCGACGTTCCCGATGCCCAGCCGCGCTGTCTTCGAGTGCTCCTGCACGTCGACCGGCGCGCCTCGCAAGCGCCGCTCGTGCCGATCTACCTCCGCGACGCCGCATCACTCAGACCCGATCTGCCGGCCGCATCTCAGCGGGAGCCGGAACTGGCGGGAATGGCTCGGAGTTGA
- a CDS encoding M28 family peptidase yields the protein MPISRHASIAGLALILVSAAAAAQQPATAVMPVREIDANLRFLSSDLLEGRAPATRGGALAEQFIAAQLESYGVKPGMNGSYFQKVPIDIVTAEPATIKVTASGKATANLHSTGDVVVWAGSATPASEARGELVFVGYGVKAPEYRWDDFKGMNLKGKILLVLVNDPPATSAEPALFGGKAMTYYGRWTYKYEEAERQGAAGMLIVHTTYEAGYPWQVVVSSNSTEHRTLPRPENGPAPIGVRGWIQHDVAANLLKQAGLNLADLVKQADTRAFRPVPTGITIDMSFRNRVAHMSANNVVGLVPGSDAKLASQYVVYSAHHDHFGIGPAINGDSIYNGAYDNASGVAAILAVAHAAAKAPVKPKRSQVFAFVTAEEAGLLGSQYFGEHPPVPARDIIADLNVDEANPEGPVRDVTVMGDNKSSLGPALAAMLKPEGVRISPDEHPEAGYFYRSDHFSFARVGIPSTTIAAGVDFVGKPAGWGKAQADEYVAKRYHQPSDEYNPKWPLTGTAQIADIAYRFGTELANSATIPTWNKDAEFRAIREKSLSSR from the coding sequence GTGCCCATCTCCCGTCATGCGTCCATCGCCGGCCTGGCGTTGATTCTTGTTTCCGCCGCCGCGGCTGCCCAGCAACCTGCAACTGCCGTGATGCCGGTTCGCGAGATAGACGCCAATCTCCGATTCCTCTCGTCCGATCTCCTTGAGGGCCGCGCACCTGCAACGCGCGGCGGCGCGCTCGCCGAGCAATTCATCGCCGCGCAGCTCGAATCGTATGGCGTGAAGCCAGGCATGAACGGCTCCTATTTTCAGAAGGTGCCCATCGACATCGTGACGGCGGAACCTGCGACGATCAAGGTAACGGCGTCCGGCAAGGCGACTGCAAATCTTCATTCAACCGGTGATGTGGTGGTCTGGGCCGGCTCTGCGACGCCCGCGAGCGAAGCACGGGGCGAGCTCGTCTTTGTTGGATATGGTGTGAAGGCACCGGAATATCGTTGGGACGATTTCAAGGGAATGAATCTCAAGGGGAAGATCCTGCTCGTTCTCGTGAACGATCCGCCGGCGACTTCGGCGGAGCCGGCGTTGTTCGGCGGCAAGGCGATGACCTACTACGGCCGATGGACCTACAAGTACGAAGAGGCGGAGCGTCAGGGCGCGGCGGGAATGCTGATCGTGCACACGACGTACGAAGCGGGTTATCCGTGGCAGGTGGTGGTCTCCTCGAACTCTACAGAGCACAGGACGCTTCCCCGTCCCGAAAACGGCCCTGCTCCGATCGGGGTGCGTGGCTGGATACAGCATGACGTCGCGGCCAATCTTCTGAAGCAGGCTGGGCTGAATCTCGCGGATCTCGTAAAACAGGCTGACACGCGCGCCTTTCGTCCTGTCCCGACCGGCATAACGATCGACATGTCGTTCAGAAATCGTGTAGCTCACATGTCGGCGAACAACGTGGTGGGATTGGTACCGGGCTCGGACGCGAAGCTCGCTTCGCAGTACGTGGTCTACAGCGCGCATCACGATCACTTCGGAATCGGACCGGCGATCAACGGCGATTCCATATACAATGGTGCGTACGACAATGCGTCAGGCGTCGCCGCGATCCTCGCTGTTGCGCACGCTGCGGCGAAGGCACCGGTAAAACCAAAGCGCTCGCAGGTGTTCGCATTCGTCACCGCCGAAGAAGCAGGGTTGCTTGGCTCGCAATACTTCGGCGAGCATCCGCCCGTGCCTGCGCGCGACATCATCGCGGATCTGAATGTGGATGAAGCGAATCCCGAAGGTCCGGTCCGCGATGTCACCGTAATGGGCGACAACAAGAGCTCGCTCGGTCCCGCGCTCGCGGCGATGCTCAAGCCCGAAGGCGTTCGCATATCTCCGGACGAGCATCCGGAAGCCGGTTATTTCTATCGCTCCGACCACTTCTCGTTCGCGCGCGTTGGAATTCCGTCGACCACCATCGCAGCCGGTGTGGACTTTGTCGGCAAGCCGGCGGGGTGGGGCAAGGCACAGGCGGACGAGTACGTCGCGAAGCGATACCATCAGCCATCGGACGAGTACAATCCAAAGTGGCCACTCACGGGAACCGCACAGATCGCCGACATCGCCTACCGCTTTGGAACCGAGCTCGCCAACTCGGCGACGATCCCGACGTGGAACAAGGACGCCGAGTTCCGTGCGATTCGTGAAAAGTCTCTCAGCTCACGGTAG